The nucleotide window GTCCTCGCGGACGCGATGGGTGGCGAGGACCAGGGCGGGGACGCCGGACTGGAATCGACCTCACCGGCGGGCGCGTCGGACGACGACCCGCCCGTGCCGCCGGAGGAACCGGACCCGTCCGGGGACGAAACCGGACAGGTGCTCGGTGGGAACCAGACGGAAGGGGACGGAGGGGTCGAATCCAGTCCGGAGAGGGCCGAGTCCGAACCGGGAGAGGTGGAACCAGGGCAGGACGACACCCGGACGACCGTCAGGATCACCCGCGACATCGGCCAGATCCTCGGCGTCGACGACCGCGAGTACGACCTCGAGTCCGAGGACGTCGTGTCGCTCCCGGCGGCGAACGCTGGCCCGCTTGTCGACCGGGACGCGGCGGAACGGCTAGAGTAGCTGATTATTCCCGATGATGGGGCGCGGCGACCGGAAATTGTGACCGTCATCGCCGAGCGCGAACTCCCGAACCGGAACCGGTTTTTCCCGCCCGTCCACACGGTCGCGTATGCTCGAACCAGGAGAGGTCGCGCCCGAGTTCGACCTTCCGAACCAGCACGGCGACACCGTCTCGCTCGCCGACCACGAGGGCGAGTACGTCGTCCTCTACTTCTACCCGCGAGCGGACACCCCCGGCTGTACCACCGAGGCGTGCGGGTTCCGCGACGCGTGGGCCGAGTACGAGGACCGCGGCGTGACCGTGCTCGGCGTCAGCGACGACCCCGTCGAGGACCTCGAGAAGTTCGCCGAGAAGTACGACCTGCCGTTCGACCTGCTCTCGGACGAGGACGGCGAGGTGTCCGCCGCCTACGACTCGTACGGCGAGAAGAACGTGTTCGGCAACGAGGTGACGGGAGTGTTCCGGAACACGTACGTCGTCGGCCCGGACGGGACGGTCGAGCGCGCCTACGAGGGCGTCTCCCCGGAGGGTCACGCGGACGAACTACTCGCGGACCTCGACGAACTCTCGGTGTAGTCGTCGGCCTACCGGCCGAGTAACTCGGCGAGCGCGTGGCGTTTCACGAGCGCGAAGCCCAGGACCACCAGTACGAACCCGGAGACGGTGAGAATCGTCACCGGCTCCGAGAGGAGGACCGCGCCGAGCACCGTCGCGACGACGGGGACGACGTAGGAGACGAGGTTCGTCTCGAACGCGCCCAGCCGATCGAGCAGGGTGAAGTAGATCGCGTAGGCGAGCGCGCTCGCGAACACGCCCATGAACCCGATCGCGAGCAGGATGACCGGCGTGAAGGCGGCCGGCCCGGGCGTCGGCTCCCCCAGCGCGAGGGAGACGAGGTGGAGCTGGACCGCCCCGAACGCCATCGCCCACGCGGTACGGGTGAGCGCCGGGGCCGGCGGTTCGAGCGCCCGGGTCACGACGCCGCCGAGCGAGACGCAGACGGCGGCGACGAACACCAGCGCGACACCGATCGTCGTGTCGCCGCCGACGTTTCCGGGCGACGGGTTCGCGACGAGCGCGACGCCGAGCACCCCGAACAGGACGCCCAGGTACCCCCGCGCGTCGAGGCTCCCCTCGGAGAGCAGCACGGCCGCGAACGCCGTCGTCAGGATGGGGTTGAGGCTGTACACGATGGAGGCGATGCTCCCGGTGGTGAACCGCTGGCCGAAGAACAGGAAGACGACGTTGACGCTCACCAGCAGCGTCGAGCCCACGAGGATCGCCCACCCGTCCGCGCGGGTCCGGGGGAGGGGATCGTCCACCGCGAGGAGGACGTACCCGAGCGCGACGAGCGCGCCGATGTCGAACCGGATCGCACCCAGGAGGACCGGGGACAGTTCGGTCAACCCGACCTCGACAGCGGGGAACGTCCCGCCCCAGCAGAGACCGAGCGTCAGAAACAGCGCGGCGTCCCGGAGTCGGCTCACGTCGGAGAGTGGCGTCCGTCCCTCTTCGTCGTTTCCGTTCCGGTCGGGCGGACGGGCGACCGTCCGTTGGACGATCCGCCAGTCTCAGTCGCCGCTCGCGGAGCGAACGCACAGAGAAAAGAACGACCGATCGAACGGCCGCGTCAGTAGGTCCGGGAGACGAGGTAGTCCGCGAGGTCCCGGAGGAGCGAACGCGCCTCGTTGTCGGGGAGCACCGAGAGGCGCTCCTTGCTCCGCTCGGTCAGTTCGGTCGCCTTCTCGCGGGCGTAGTCGATGCTGCCAGCTTCCTCAAGCGCGGCGACGGCCTCCTCGATCGCCTCCTCGGTGGCCTCGGCGGGAGTGTCGGCGGAGACGAGTCCGTCCACGTCGACGCCCTGCTGGCGTGCGTGGAGGGTGATGAGCGTCTCCTTGTCCTCGACGAGGTCCGAGCCTCGCTGCTTGCCGAGCTTCTCGGAGGGGACGGTGAGGTCGAGCACGTCGTCCTGGATCTGGAACGCGCGCCCGGAGTCGACGCCGTACTGGTAGAGCGCGTCGACGACGTAGTCGTCGGCGCCCATCAGGACCGCCGGGATGGCGGCCGAGGCGCCGTAGAGGACGGCGGTCTTCAGCTCGACCATCTGGAGGTACTCCTCCGGGCTCACGTCGTCGCGGCCCTCGAAGTCAACGTCGAGCGACTGGCCCTCGCAGATGCGAGTGCAGGTGGACGCGAGGAGGTTCACGGCCTCCAGCCCGCCGGCCGGGTCGGCGCCGGTGTCCGAGAGGAGTTCGAACGCCTTGGCGTACAGCGTGTCCCCGGCGAGGATGGCCGTCTCCGTGTCGTACTCACGGTGGACTGCCGGGACACCCCGGCGCAGGTCGTCCTCGTCCATGATGTCGTCGTGGATGAGGGTGAACGACTGGATCACCTCGACGCTCACGGCCGCCCGCATGAGATCGAACGTCTCACCAGACAGCGAGGGGAACGCGCGGTAGTCGGTCGACAGCGGCGCCACGTCCGCGAGCGATTCGGCGGCGAGGAGCGCGGCGGTCGGTCGGAGGCGCTTCCCGCCGGCGTCGAGGAGGTACCGCGTCGCCTCGTAGAGCCGCTCCGGCTCGGCCATCGGGAGGTCCTCGTCGATGGCGTCGTTCACGAGTTCGCGCCGCTCCCTGACCGCGGCGAGCACCCGGTCCTCCGTCGCGTCCTGGGTCATGGGCTCACTCCGTCAGCTGGATCATGTTGCCGTTCTGCGTCACGTGGATGTCACGCCCGAGCGAGTAGCCCATGTTGCTCGCGAGGTCGACGTACGGCGCGAACCCCTTGAGGTCCTGGTGGGCCGGGATGAGGTGCTGGGGCTGGAGCGCGTCGAGCATCTGGTAGTGGCCCTCCTCGCGGAGGTGGCCCGACACGTGGATGTCGTCGTAGATGCGGGCACCCTGCATCCGGAGGAGCTGTTCGGACTGGTAGCGCTGGCCCTCGTTCGTAGGCTCCGGGATGACCCGGGCGCTGAAGATGACCTTGTCGCCGTCGTCCAGTTCGAAGGGGGTCTCGCCGCGACCCATCCGGGTGAGCATCGCGCGCGGCTCGCCCTGGTGGCCCGTGACGATGGGGAGGTAGTTCTCCTTCCCCTCCTTCATGATGCGCTTGAACGTGCGGTCGACGGACTTGCGGTGACCGTACATCCCGAGGTCGTCCGGGAAGTCCACGAAGTCCAGCCGCTCCGCGGTGCCGCTGTACTTCTCCATCGAGCGGCCGAGCAGCACCGGCTCGCGCCCGATGTCCTGGGCGAACTCGACGAGCGAGGAGACGCGGGACACGTGGGAGGAGAACGTGGTGGCGACGATTCCGCCGTCGTAGTCCTCGATGCTGTTGAGGGTGTCCTCGAGGTGGTTACGTGCGTGCGACTCCGACGGCGTCCGGCCCTTCCGGCCCGCGTTCGTGCAGTCCTCGATGTAGCAGAGGACGCCGTTCCCCTCGCGGCCGATCTCGCGGAACCGCTCCATGTCGATCGGGTCCTCCAGCACCGGCGTGTGGTCCATGCGCTTGTCGAGGCCGTAGACGACGGCGCCCTCGGGCGTGTGGACCACCGGGTTGATCGCGTCGATGATGGAGTGGGTGACGTGGACGAACTCGAGTTCGACCTGCCCGGAGTCGCCGATGGACATCGTCTCGCCGCCCTCCATCTTGACGAGGTCGTTGTTGACGTTGAACTTGTTCTCCCCCTTGATCTGCTGTTTCACAAGCTCGATGGTGAACGGGCTGGCGACGACTGGCGCGTCGTACCGGTGGGCCAGCTTCGAGATGGCGCCGATGTGGTCGAGGTGGCCGTGCGTCGGCACGATGGCCTGCACGTCGCCCTCGAGGTCGGACATGACGCGGTCGTCCGGGATGGCCCCCATGTCGATGAGGTCCAGGCTGTGCATCTTCTCGGTCTCGACGTTGTCGTGGATCAGGACCTTGCTCAAGTTGAGGCCCATGTCGAACACGACGATGTCGTCCCCTGCGCGAACTGCCGTCATCTGGCGGCCGACTTCCTCGTAGCCACCGATTGTTGCGATTTCTACTTCCATTGGTGTCGATTTCGAACCGCTGTTGCGAGCGTTGGAAATCCGGCTCGCCGCACCGCGGCGAACGGACAGGCTCGTACGGAAAGCCCCGGTAACACGGGTCGCTGTGGACCCCGGCGTCTTGCAGCGCGTCGGTCCGCAATCCCGCTATACACGGTGGGCCGATCGCCCACCGCGTACTTGCCCGCGGGCTCTGGTAACCGGACGTTGACCGGCCGCTCTTAAAACTGTACGGGTTCCCCGTCGAACGGTCCGGATTCGTTCGAAACGGAACGTCCGAACCTGATCCCGACTCCAGGCGCACGGGGTCGAACGGCCCGTCGTCGCTCCGTCGTCCGGTATATTTAAACCTCGCTCGGCCGACGCCCGCTGTATGAGCGGCCGACCACTCGACGTGCTGGAGGAAGCACTCGACACGCCGGTGACCGTCACGTTGAAGGACGGCACTGCACACTTCGGCGTCCTCGCCGGCTACGACCAACACATGAACGTCGTCCTCGAACCGACGGACGTGGAGGGAGCCGCGGACGGGGAGGTGGAAGACACAACGATTATCCGTGGCGACAACGTCGTCCGAATCAACGCATGACTGGCGCAGGAACTCCCTCCCAGGGCAAGAAGAACAAGAAGATCCACGTGAAGTGTCGCCGATGCGGCGAGAAGTCGTACCACACCAAGAAGAAGGAGTGCGCCTCGTGTGGCTTCGGCAAGTCGGCGAAGCAGCGCGGCTACGAGTGGCAGTCGAAGGCCGGCGACAACTGACGCTTCCCGTCCAGTCTCTCCTCTCCGTTCTCCTTCTCCCTCTCGATTCGGTAGTGTAGCGGTTTCCGTGCTGGCACCCCGAGCGCCCACGGTGCGAGTGTCTCCTGCCGGACGGGGTACGTCCGCGGTCTCCGTCCCTGATCCCCGCGTGATACACGCCTGTGCATATCTGCTCATCGAGTACCGGGTCGATACGCACGATAACGAGGGTTTTTGTGACTGGCTCGCCGACCGTCGTCCATGCAACACGGGGAGGGCCCGACCGAGAAGTGCGGCGTGGTCGGGGTCGCGCTGGCGGACCGTGACGCGGCGAGACCGCTCTACTACTCGCTGTACGCTCTCCAGCACAGGGGGCAGGACTCCGCGGGCATCGTCACCCACGACGGCTTCCAGCAGCACAGCCACGTGGAGATGGGACTCGTCGGCGACGCCTTCGGACCCGACGACCTCGACGACCTGAACGGGTCGGCGGGCATCGGTCACGTCCGCTACCCGACGGCCGGGAGCGTGAACACGAGCTGTGCCCAGCCGTTCTCCGTCTCGTTCAAGTCCGGCGCGCTGGGGCTCGCGCACAACGGCAACCTCGTCAACACGGACGAACTCCGCGACGAACTCGAATCGCTCGGCCACGCGTTCACCTCCGACGGCGACACCGAGGTCATCGCCCACGACCTCGCCCGCAACCTCCTCGACTCCGACCTCATCCGTGCGGTCAAGCGGACGATGGGTCGGATGCACGGCTCGTACGCCCTGACGGTGATGCACGACGACACCGTGCTCGGCGTCCGCGACCCGCGCGGCAATCGCCCGCTCTGTCTCGGCGAACTGGAGGACGGGTACGTGCTCGCCTCCGAGTCGGCCGCCATCGACACCCTCGACGGGACGCTCGTCAGGGACGTCCAGCCCGGCGAACTGATCGTCCTCGAGGCCGACGGCTCGGGCTACGACTCCTACCAGCTGTTCGAGGAGGAGACGGCGGCCCACTGCTTCTTCGAACACGTCTACTTCGCCCGACCCGACTCCGTCATCGACGACAGGCTGGTGTACGAGGCGCGCCGGAACCTCGGACGGGCGCTGTGGGAGGAGTCCGGCATCGAGACCGACGCGGTGATGCCCGTTCCGGACTCGGGTCGCGCGTTCGCGTCCGGGTACGCCGACGCCGCCCAGGAAGCGGGCGCGGGCACCGAGTTCGCTGAGGGGCTGATGAAGAACCGCTACGTCGGCCGGACGTTCATCATGCCGACCCAGAACGAGCGCGAGCGCGCCGTCCGGCTGAAGCTGAACCCGATCAAGTCCACCGTAGAGGGGCGGTCGGTGACGCTCATCGACGACTCCATCGTCCGCGGCACGACGTCGACGCAGCTCGTCGATCTCCTCCGCGACGCGGGGGCGACCGAGGTCCATCTCCGAATCGGCGCGCCTCCCATCGTCGCACCCTGTTACATGGGCATCGACATGGCGACCCGGGAGGAGCTGATCGCCGCGGGCCAGTCGACCGAGGACATCCGCGACTCCATCGGGGCCGACTCGCTGTCGTACCTCTCGATCGACGCCGTCGCGGGGGCGATCGGACAGTCGCGCGCGGACCTCTGTCTCGGCTGCGTCACCGGGGAGTACCCGTTCGACATCGAGGGCGAGGAGACCGACCGGGAGCTGGAGCGGCCGACCGTCGGCGAGCGCGAGCTCGCGGACGACTGAGCTCCGGGGAGCACCCCACCCTCCCGGGGCGCGCACGTCGATTCGTGTCGTGACTACCACGAAATAATTATGGTCGCTCGTCGGAAACGACCCGGAGAACGACCGTATGACCTCCGTCCTCTCGATCCTCAACTACGGGCAGGCGCTGTTGCTCGCGGCGAGCCTGCCCCTGGCACTGATCGCCCTCCGGGGGTACTGGGGGGCGCCGTTCGGGCTCGTGGTCGCCGGCCTGCCGGTAGTGAGCGTGGGCCTGCTCCTGTCGGCCAGCGGGGAACTGCTGTCACTCACGCCGGCC belongs to Halorarum halophilum and includes:
- the purF gene encoding amidophosphoribosyltransferase, which produces MQHGEGPTEKCGVVGVALADRDAARPLYYSLYALQHRGQDSAGIVTHDGFQQHSHVEMGLVGDAFGPDDLDDLNGSAGIGHVRYPTAGSVNTSCAQPFSVSFKSGALGLAHNGNLVNTDELRDELESLGHAFTSDGDTEVIAHDLARNLLDSDLIRAVKRTMGRMHGSYALTVMHDDTVLGVRDPRGNRPLCLGELEDGYVLASESAAIDTLDGTLVRDVQPGELIVLEADGSGYDSYQLFEEETAAHCFFEHVYFARPDSVIDDRLVYEARRNLGRALWEESGIETDAVMPVPDSGRAFASGYADAAQEAGAGTEFAEGLMKNRYVGRTFIMPTQNERERAVRLKLNPIKSTVEGRSVTLIDDSIVRGTTSTQLVDLLRDAGATEVHLRIGAPPIVAPCYMGIDMATREELIAAGQSTEDIRDSIGADSLSYLSIDAVAGAIGQSRADLCLGCVTGEYPFDIEGEETDRELERPTVGERELADD
- a CDS encoding LSM domain-containing protein; translated protein: MSGRPLDVLEEALDTPVTVTLKDGTAHFGVLAGYDQHMNVVLEPTDVEGAADGEVEDTTIIRGDNVVRINA
- the bcp gene encoding thioredoxin-dependent thiol peroxidase; amino-acid sequence: MLEPGEVAPEFDLPNQHGDTVSLADHEGEYVVLYFYPRADTPGCTTEACGFRDAWAEYEDRGVTVLGVSDDPVEDLEKFAEKYDLPFDLLSDEDGEVSAAYDSYGEKNVFGNEVTGVFRNTYVVGPDGTVERAYEGVSPEGHADELLADLDELSV
- a CDS encoding ribonuclease J; translated protein: MEVEIATIGGYEEVGRQMTAVRAGDDIVVFDMGLNLSKVLIHDNVETEKMHSLDLIDMGAIPDDRVMSDLEGDVQAIVPTHGHLDHIGAISKLAHRYDAPVVASPFTIELVKQQIKGENKFNVNNDLVKMEGGETMSIGDSGQVELEFVHVTHSIIDAINPVVHTPEGAVVYGLDKRMDHTPVLEDPIDMERFREIGREGNGVLCYIEDCTNAGRKGRTPSESHARNHLEDTLNSIEDYDGGIVATTFSSHVSRVSSLVEFAQDIGREPVLLGRSMEKYSGTAERLDFVDFPDDLGMYGHRKSVDRTFKRIMKEGKENYLPIVTGHQGEPRAMLTRMGRGETPFELDDGDKVIFSARVIPEPTNEGQRYQSEQLLRMQGARIYDDIHVSGHLREEGHYQMLDALQPQHLIPAHQDLKGFAPYVDLASNMGYSLGRDIHVTQNGNMIQLTE
- a CDS encoding 50S ribosomal protein L37e — translated: MTGAGTPSQGKKNKKIHVKCRRCGEKSYHTKKKECASCGFGKSAKQRGYEWQSKAGDN
- a CDS encoding DMT family transporter; protein product: MSRLRDAALFLTLGLCWGGTFPAVEVGLTELSPVLLGAIRFDIGALVALGYVLLAVDDPLPRTRADGWAILVGSTLLVSVNVVFLFFGQRFTTGSIASIVYSLNPILTTAFAAVLLSEGSLDARGYLGVLFGVLGVALVANPSPGNVGGDTTIGVALVFVAAVCVSLGGVVTRALEPPAPALTRTAWAMAFGAVQLHLVSLALGEPTPGPAAFTPVILLAIGFMGVFASALAYAIYFTLLDRLGAFETNLVSYVVPVVATVLGAVLLSEPVTILTVSGFVLVVLGFALVKRHALAELLGR
- the idsA3 gene encoding geranylfarnesyl diphosphate synthase; translated protein: MTQDATEDRVLAAVRERRELVNDAIDEDLPMAEPERLYEATRYLLDAGGKRLRPTAALLAAESLADVAPLSTDYRAFPSLSGETFDLMRAAVSVEVIQSFTLIHDDIMDEDDLRRGVPAVHREYDTETAILAGDTLYAKAFELLSDTGADPAGGLEAVNLLASTCTRICEGQSLDVDFEGRDDVSPEEYLQMVELKTAVLYGASAAIPAVLMGADDYVVDALYQYGVDSGRAFQIQDDVLDLTVPSEKLGKQRGSDLVEDKETLITLHARQQGVDVDGLVSADTPAEATEEAIEEAVAALEEAGSIDYAREKATELTERSKERLSVLPDNEARSLLRDLADYLVSRTY